The following proteins are co-located in the Paenibacillus sp. JNUCC32 genome:
- a CDS encoding extracellular solute-binding protein — protein sequence MYKGIKKKATILFSTVLLAVGVAGCGGAGNNNGETVSKGANASETGSGSPVTLTVEVFDRGIQGQPDLNNNTWTKYVNEKFGKPNNAIVKFVPVPRSQEVDKLNVLMAANEAPDISFTYDGNTVTRFAKSGGLYTLDELLEKHGQQLKSYLGENVLSYGKYEGKQISIPGKRTLIAWNGMFIRKDWLDKLGMPVPTNRDELYNTLVAFRDKNPGNVDGVIPWATAASGMNYTFGNLIPSFWGPMSEEEFVTTTNWLKPGTKDAYKWLNKLYNEKLISPDFALDKTTKQADADVTNGKVGFYAANWDYPLSQKIREPLKQNAPDANYVAVDTFKNDEGKYLKEMYNENGIFSFIPKSSKNAELAIKYLNWMADPEVMFFLQFGEEGVNHKLVNGIPQGIAQTGENMQTSNLNMDYTLIVNGAELGDTEKNVRTYAAALAAGDQSYEKLAVDSYKINTTDGYTGFYYGVSNEASIKYGKTLGDMNKQMSDRLVVAKPAEFDALYDKLVKEYMDAGGQAVQDENIKNYRDIKAQSK from the coding sequence GTGTATAAGGGCATAAAGAAGAAAGCAACAATTCTATTTAGCACAGTGCTTCTAGCCGTAGGAGTGGCAGGCTGTGGTGGTGCAGGCAATAACAATGGGGAGACGGTATCAAAAGGGGCCAACGCATCGGAAACGGGCTCCGGTTCCCCAGTAACCTTGACAGTGGAAGTGTTTGACAGAGGTATTCAGGGACAACCGGACTTGAACAACAACACGTGGACCAAATATGTCAATGAAAAATTCGGGAAGCCTAATAACGCCATTGTAAAATTTGTTCCTGTCCCCCGTTCCCAAGAAGTCGACAAGCTGAATGTTTTGATGGCTGCCAACGAGGCTCCTGATATTTCCTTCACCTACGACGGGAATACCGTAACCCGTTTCGCAAAAAGCGGTGGCCTCTATACACTGGATGAATTGTTGGAGAAGCATGGCCAGCAATTAAAGTCTTATCTGGGCGAGAACGTTCTTTCCTACGGGAAATATGAGGGCAAACAAATCTCGATACCAGGCAAGCGGACTCTGATCGCTTGGAACGGCATGTTTATCCGCAAGGATTGGCTGGATAAGCTGGGAATGCCTGTTCCTACGAATCGGGATGAATTATATAATACCCTCGTTGCTTTCCGTGACAAGAACCCGGGTAATGTGGATGGTGTCATTCCGTGGGCAACTGCGGCTTCCGGCATGAACTACACCTTTGGCAACCTGATTCCTTCGTTCTGGGGTCCGATGTCGGAGGAGGAATTCGTTACCACCACCAATTGGCTGAAGCCCGGCACCAAGGATGCGTATAAATGGCTGAACAAACTGTACAATGAAAAGCTGATCAGCCCCGACTTTGCGCTGGATAAAACAACCAAACAAGCGGATGCCGATGTGACCAATGGGAAGGTAGGCTTCTACGCTGCCAACTGGGATTATCCACTATCACAAAAAATTCGTGAACCACTGAAGCAAAATGCACCTGATGCCAACTATGTTGCTGTAGATACCTTCAAAAACGATGAGGGGAAATACCTGAAAGAGATGTACAACGAAAACGGGATTTTCTCCTTCATCCCGAAAAGCAGCAAGAATGCGGAGCTGGCCATAAAGTATCTGAACTGGATGGCTGATCCGGAGGTGATGTTCTTCCTTCAGTTTGGCGAAGAAGGCGTCAACCATAAGCTTGTAAACGGGATCCCGCAAGGGATTGCGCAAACCGGCGAAAATATGCAAACGAGCAATCTGAATATGGATTATACTCTAATTGTAAACGGTGCAGAGCTGGGCGATACCGAAAAGAATGTCCGAACGTACGCAGCAGCATTAGCAGCCGGAGATCAGAGCTATGAAAAACTGGCTGTCGATTCATACAAGATCAATACGACGGATGGTTATACAGGCTTTTATTACGGCGTCTCGAACGAAGCTAGTATCAAGTACGGCAAAACGTTGGGTGACATGAACAAACAGATGAGTGACAGGCTGGTCGTTGCCAAGCCGGCAGAGTTCGACGCCTTGTACGACAAGCTGGTGAAAGAATATATGGACGCCGGCGGTCAGGCTGTTCAGGATGAGAATATAAAGAATTATAGAGATATCAAAGCACAGAGCAAGTAA
- a CDS encoding Gfo/Idh/MocA family protein, translating to MKICRTALIGIGGFGAEHVKVMQKLVEEGSLQVAAFAEPNVGAHQESYGKLTALGAVHYIDYVQMLTLHSDIDFVVIVTPISSHKPMCIQVMRMGFHVLVEKPPAVTIQDLDEMIAVQMETGRLCQVNFQNTSGQAFRTLLERIGSGVLGQVEQVVGIGMWKRLRSYYDRTRWAGRLVSDGQYMLDGTFNNPFAHLLHHSLLAAGGGAADLYPESVQAELYHVNDIEGDDVSCIRAVMANGVSVHFYAMLCHEVSEVPSIAVYGTRGEAHWNYQNKLTIRAQDAEEDLAFGPTDLMCSMYLNLMEAIETPGKPLFSPLKASRSFVLVSNGAYESARAVRAIPSRFVTEREDGDSTVRLLPSLSEKMRDAAAKRQLYSEYPLPWATPTGLFRMEGYNRFELPATMRTNNGRPTN from the coding sequence GTGAAGATTTGTCGCACCGCGCTGATCGGGATCGGGGGATTCGGCGCTGAACATGTGAAAGTCATGCAGAAGCTGGTCGAAGAGGGTAGCCTGCAGGTTGCTGCTTTTGCGGAGCCGAATGTCGGCGCTCATCAGGAGTCTTACGGCAAGCTGACCGCGCTTGGGGCCGTCCATTATATAGACTACGTGCAGATGCTCACGCTGCATTCGGATATCGATTTCGTCGTCATCGTCACGCCGATCTCCTCCCACAAGCCGATGTGCATCCAGGTGATGCGGATGGGCTTTCACGTGCTGGTGGAGAAGCCCCCGGCGGTAACGATTCAGGACTTGGACGAGATGATCGCGGTGCAGATGGAGACCGGGCGCTTGTGCCAGGTGAACTTCCAGAATACGTCGGGCCAGGCGTTCCGAACGCTGCTGGAAAGGATCGGCTCCGGTGTGCTCGGGCAGGTGGAGCAGGTGGTCGGCATTGGCATGTGGAAACGGCTTCGCTCTTACTACGATCGAACCCGCTGGGCCGGCAGACTGGTCAGCGACGGCCAGTATATGCTGGACGGGACGTTCAACAATCCGTTTGCTCATTTGCTGCACCATAGCTTGCTGGCGGCCGGAGGAGGCGCAGCAGACTTGTACCCGGAATCGGTGCAGGCCGAGCTTTACCACGTCAATGACATCGAGGGGGACGATGTCTCCTGTATTCGCGCCGTTATGGCTAACGGTGTGAGCGTTCATTTTTACGCCATGCTTTGTCACGAAGTAAGTGAAGTGCCTTCGATTGCCGTGTACGGAACGCGAGGGGAAGCGCATTGGAATTACCAGAACAAGCTGACCATTCGCGCACAGGACGCCGAAGAGGATTTGGCGTTTGGTCCGACCGATTTGATGTGCAGCATGTATCTGAACCTGATGGAAGCGATCGAAACCCCAGGGAAACCGCTCTTCTCGCCGCTCAAGGCAAGCCGAAGCTTCGTGCTGGTATCCAACGGCGCCTATGAGTCGGCTCGCGCCGTTCGTGCCATTCCCAGCCGATTCGTGACCGAGCGGGAGGATGGAGATTCCACGGTGCGCCTGCTGCCCAGCTTGTCCGAGAAGATGAGAGACGCGGCAGCGAAGCGGCAACTGTACAGTGAATATCCGCTTCCTTGGGCGACGCCGACCGGGCTGTTCCGGATGGAGGGCTACAACCGATTCGAGCTGCCTGCCACTATGCGCACAAATAACGGTAGACCGACCAATTAG
- a CDS encoding carbohydrate ABC transporter permease encodes MVRVASNKRKMKKMTVADMAIIVFIVALSFTCIVPFLYMIALSFSSNEAIISQKVGLWPVDFTAETYKTILSDMDMLYTLGYSIVLTIFYTLVCMLLTICAAYPLTKKRLKGRNFILTALVFTMYFSGGLIPSYILVKNLGMMNSVWSLVLPGAMSVFNMIILKTFFSNLPESLEESAAIDGCSDLGILIKIVLPLSLPSIATLSLFYAVDRWNGFQDALFYITKKELYPMQMKLYQIISANQQLDSQQGGEGSVGSYIVPESLKAASVMFTTIPILLIYPKLQKYFVDGVMTGAIKG; translated from the coding sequence ATGGTGAGGGTGGCGAGCAATAAGCGCAAGATGAAAAAAATGACTGTAGCGGATATGGCCATCATTGTATTTATCGTGGCATTGTCCTTCACATGTATCGTACCGTTCCTGTACATGATTGCGCTTTCTTTCAGTTCCAACGAAGCGATTATTTCTCAAAAGGTAGGACTGTGGCCAGTAGACTTCACAGCAGAAACGTACAAAACCATATTGAGCGATATGGATATGCTGTATACGCTTGGATACAGTATTGTGCTTACGATATTCTACACTTTGGTATGCATGTTACTGACCATATGTGCAGCGTATCCGTTAACGAAGAAGCGGCTGAAGGGAAGAAACTTTATTTTGACGGCGTTGGTCTTCACCATGTATTTCAGCGGCGGTTTAATTCCCTCCTATATTCTGGTTAAAAACCTAGGCATGATGAATTCGGTTTGGAGCCTGGTATTGCCGGGGGCCATGAGCGTGTTTAATATGATCATCCTGAAAACCTTCTTCAGCAACCTTCCGGAGAGCTTGGAGGAATCGGCAGCCATTGACGGGTGTTCGGATCTGGGCATTCTCATCAAGATTGTGCTTCCCCTTTCGTTGCCATCGATCGCCACATTAAGCCTTTTCTATGCGGTGGACAGATGGAATGGATTCCAGGATGCGCTGTTCTACATCACGAAAAAAGAGCTCTACCCTATGCAGATGAAGCTATACCAGATCATTTCGGCCAATCAGCAGTTGGATAGCCAACAAGGAGGGGAAGGAAGTGTCGGCTCCTATATTGTCCCTGAGTCATTGAAAGCGGCAAGTGTCATGTTTACAACGATTCCGATTTTGCTGATCTATCCTAAACTGCAGAAGTATTTCGTGGATGGTGTGATGACTGGGGCTATCAAGGGGTGA
- a CDS encoding dihydrodipicolinate synthase family protein codes for MAKSLLLPRAGGALYEYTPGKAGSFSVPAKPFTGRIAFSAAHVVCDPFADADPLHHSQIDWNSTLAYRHHLWSLGLAVAEAMDTAQRGMGLDWNRSKELIRASIAEARSVGGKIACGAGTDHLFPGPSVTIADVEAAYEEQVGFIEGEGGQVILMASRALAACAKAPEDYERVYGRILGQVKQPVILHWLGDMFDPALAGYWGCKDDLDEAMDVCLRVIRANADKVDGIKISLLDAGKEIKMRRLLPEGVKMYTGDDFSYPELIKGDGQGYSHALLGIFDAIAPAAAQALHALDAGDLVSYEAIMEPTVALSRHIFQKPTYAYKTGIVFMAYLNGHQQHFRMIGGAEGSRSIVHLAQLFVLADRAGLLADPELAAERMKPVLALAGIRP; via the coding sequence ATGGCCAAGTCGTTGCTCCTCCCCCGCGCAGGGGGAGCGTTGTATGAATATACTCCGGGCAAAGCAGGCTCGTTCTCCGTGCCGGCCAAGCCGTTTACGGGCCGCATCGCCTTCTCGGCCGCCCATGTCGTCTGCGATCCGTTTGCGGACGCAGATCCGCTGCATCATTCGCAGATTGATTGGAACTCGACGCTCGCCTACCGGCACCATTTATGGTCGCTCGGTCTGGCCGTGGCGGAAGCGATGGATACCGCGCAGCGCGGCATGGGCCTCGACTGGAACCGCTCGAAGGAGCTTATCCGCGCTTCGATCGCGGAAGCGCGCTCAGTCGGTGGCAAAATCGCCTGCGGCGCGGGAACCGACCATCTGTTTCCGGGACCGTCGGTCACGATCGCCGACGTGGAAGCCGCCTATGAAGAGCAAGTCGGCTTCATCGAAGGCGAGGGCGGTCAAGTCATTCTGATGGCGAGCCGAGCGCTTGCCGCCTGCGCGAAAGCGCCCGAAGACTACGAGAGGGTGTATGGGCGCATTTTGGGACAGGTGAAACAGCCGGTCATCCTGCATTGGCTTGGTGATATGTTTGATCCCGCTCTGGCCGGCTATTGGGGATGCAAGGACGATCTGGACGAGGCGATGGACGTTTGTTTGCGCGTCATTCGGGCAAACGCGGACAAGGTCGACGGGATTAAAATCTCGCTGCTCGATGCCGGTAAAGAAATCAAGATGCGCCGGCTGCTGCCGGAAGGCGTCAAGATGTACACCGGCGACGACTTCAGCTACCCGGAACTGATCAAGGGTGATGGGCAGGGCTACAGCCATGCGCTGCTCGGCATATTCGACGCGATCGCGCCGGCCGCCGCCCAAGCGCTTCATGCGCTTGACGCAGGCGATCTGGTCAGTTATGAGGCGATTATGGAGCCTACAGTTGCCTTGTCGCGTCATATTTTCCAGAAGCCGACGTACGCCTACAAGACGGGAATTGTGTTCATGGCCTACTTAAACGGCCACCAACAGCATTTCCGCATGATCGGGGGAGCGGAGGGATCGCGCTCGATCGTCCATTTGGCCCAGTTGTTCGTGCTTGCCGACAGGGCCGGGCTATTGGCCGATCCGGAGCTTGCCGCCGAACGGATGAAGCCTGTCTTGGCGCTGGCGGGTATTCGGCCGTAA
- a CDS encoding ABC transporter permease, with translation MKAVLDSSRKYGATKRKKNFLYYIKRDGLLYFLLLLPMAYILIFKYAPIYGLVMAFQDYNIFEGIGGSEWVGLDVFRFIFEQDSFYRALKNTLVLNVLDLIAGFPAPILLAILLNEVRQAKFKKMTQTVLYLPHFLSWVIIGGMVYLMFSNGGMINNFLSSFGLEKIEFLSQKTPWLITYIAVGVWQNIGWGTIIYLAAITGINRELYEASDIDGCSRLRKMWHITLPGIKSTINILLILQIGRMVSIGFDRPFVMGNSLVSDYSDVISTFVYRVGISSGDFSQATAVGLFQSVVGLILLLSANFVAKKLGEDGIW, from the coding sequence ATGAAAGCGGTTTTAGACAGCTCCCGAAAGTATGGCGCAACAAAAAGGAAAAAAAACTTTCTGTACTACATCAAAAGAGACGGTCTGTTATATTTTCTTTTGCTGCTGCCTATGGCCTATATCCTGATTTTCAAGTATGCTCCCATCTATGGCCTTGTGATGGCATTCCAAGATTACAACATTTTTGAAGGAATTGGAGGGAGCGAATGGGTAGGACTGGATGTGTTCCGTTTTATTTTTGAGCAGGACAGCTTCTACCGTGCATTAAAGAATACGCTGGTCCTGAATGTTCTGGACTTGATCGCAGGTTTTCCAGCGCCCATTCTTCTGGCGATTTTGCTCAATGAAGTAAGACAAGCAAAATTCAAGAAAATGACCCAGACCGTGTTGTATCTGCCCCATTTTTTGTCCTGGGTTATTATTGGCGGTATGGTCTATCTGATGTTTTCTAACGGCGGCATGATCAACAATTTCCTGTCGAGCTTTGGTTTGGAGAAGATCGAGTTTCTGTCGCAGAAAACACCTTGGTTGATTACTTATATTGCCGTTGGCGTATGGCAAAATATCGGATGGGGCACCATCATTTATTTGGCGGCCATAACCGGAATCAATAGGGAGTTGTATGAGGCCTCCGATATTGATGGCTGCAGCAGGCTTCGCAAAATGTGGCATATTACACTGCCTGGCATTAAGTCAACCATCAATATTTTGTTGATTCTCCAAATAGGAAGAATGGTTTCTATCGGATTTGACCGTCCCTTTGTGATGGGGAATTCACTGGTTAGCGATTACTCTGATGTTATCAGTACTTTCGTGTATAGAGTTGGTATTAGTTCGGGTGATTTCTCCCAGGCAACGGCGGTAGGATTGTTCCAATCCGTGGTCGGCCTGATCCTGCTGTTATCTGCAAACTTTGTTGCGAAAAAATTAGGCGAGGATGGGATATGGTGA
- a CDS encoding sugar phosphate isomerase/epimerase family protein, whose translation MEPLRSIDRLSLNQITTDRLNMREAVEACVRAEVPWIALWRHKVAETGLAESKRLVRDAGLRISSLCRGGYFPAATAPARKERMDDNRRAVEEAAELGTDVLVLVCGPAPDRDIDFARKTVEEAIAELVPFARSHGVKLGIEPLHPMYAAERSVINTLAQANTLAEQHDPQDVGVVVDAFHVWWDPELYAQIERARGRILGFHVSDWIVPVPDLLMGRGMMGDGVIELRRMRHAVEAAGYAGAIEVEIFNRQVWDMPGDEALTLIKERYLQHV comes from the coding sequence ATGGAACCGCTTCGTTCCATAGACAGACTCAGCTTGAACCAGATTACGACCGATCGGCTGAATATGCGTGAGGCCGTGGAAGCATGCGTTCGAGCCGAAGTGCCTTGGATCGCGCTGTGGCGGCATAAAGTGGCCGAAACCGGCCTGGCCGAGAGCAAGCGGCTTGTGCGGGACGCGGGCCTGCGCATCTCCAGCCTGTGCCGTGGGGGTTATTTTCCGGCGGCCACCGCGCCTGCGCGCAAAGAGCGGATGGACGACAATCGCCGCGCTGTCGAGGAGGCGGCCGAGCTCGGCACCGATGTGCTCGTGCTCGTTTGCGGTCCGGCGCCAGACCGGGATATCGATTTCGCCCGCAAGACGGTCGAAGAAGCGATCGCGGAACTAGTGCCGTTCGCCCGCTCGCACGGAGTCAAGCTCGGCATCGAGCCTTTGCACCCGATGTACGCCGCTGAACGCTCCGTCATCAATACGCTGGCGCAAGCCAACACGCTCGCGGAGCAGCACGACCCGCAAGACGTCGGCGTCGTCGTCGATGCGTTCCACGTCTGGTGGGACCCGGAGCTGTACGCGCAAATTGAGCGGGCCAGGGGGCGTATACTCGGCTTCCACGTCTCCGATTGGATCGTGCCGGTACCCGACCTGCTGATGGGCAGAGGGATGATGGGGGACGGCGTTATCGAGTTGCGCCGGATGCGTCATGCCGTTGAAGCGGCCGGTTACGCGGGGGCGATCGAGGTGGAAATCTTCAACCGGCAGGTATGGGATATGCCGGGAGACGAGGCGCTCACGCTCATCAAGGAACGTTATTTGCAGCATGTATGA
- a CDS encoding response regulator: MYKVMIVDDEPWAIKGIRNAFDWDKYGFEIIGQFKSAYTAWDAIKANEPDLVFTDIRMPEISGLDLMKRAKVEGLDIEFVIVSGYAEFEYAQEALRYGALDYFLKPLDIDKADPFIAKLAVHFSRRSTVRNQLLLDALTSANEDAIKSFLPLPDDAAVYYYQVLTIYFEGENKNMRNLLSLEGKPVHVVEVEAGARKMLVVLMTEHRACLEGHSDKRVLNKTGIHVMGVSSISNQLKHMSKLIKEADLSASQVFLEEAGGVVHYEPKLHLVKPCIDEIHHILQGNQFDDVEAYIKGLQAYFRDHRLGMSEVVYLWNQAVGILIKAYSEELKDMELEFLNYSEIKERFEHFESLCSFLHEVLDSIRIGNSRSMQEGDIQSCFNRMIHYINHHFEQKLYLKDLSAQFFINQVYCCQLFRKNLGKTFSEYVSELRIKKARELLKRTDLSIEEVAIQAGYVDYYYFNKVFKKHCGMTPAKFRKS; the protein is encoded by the coding sequence ATGTACAAGGTCATGATTGTAGATGATGAGCCGTGGGCAATTAAAGGAATCCGCAACGCCTTCGATTGGGATAAATATGGATTTGAAATTATCGGACAATTTAAAAGCGCTTACACCGCATGGGATGCCATAAAAGCGAATGAACCCGATTTGGTATTTACGGATATCCGTATGCCCGAGATATCCGGACTGGATCTGATGAAGAGGGCCAAAGTAGAAGGGCTGGACATTGAGTTTGTCATCGTAAGCGGATATGCGGAATTTGAATATGCCCAGGAAGCGCTGCGCTATGGCGCGCTGGATTATTTCCTGAAACCTTTGGATATCGATAAGGCTGACCCCTTCATTGCGAAGCTGGCCGTGCACTTCTCCCGAAGAAGCACAGTGCGCAACCAACTTCTTCTGGATGCGCTGACCTCGGCGAATGAGGACGCGATCAAGAGCTTCCTACCGCTTCCCGATGATGCAGCTGTGTACTATTATCAGGTGTTGACCATCTATTTCGAGGGAGAAAATAAAAATATGAGGAACCTGCTTTCTTTGGAGGGAAAGCCTGTTCATGTTGTGGAAGTTGAAGCCGGAGCCCGAAAAATGCTAGTTGTCCTGATGACGGAGCATAGGGCTTGTCTGGAAGGACATTCGGATAAGCGGGTTTTGAATAAGACGGGCATCCATGTTATGGGCGTCAGCAGCATCTCGAATCAACTAAAGCACATGAGCAAGCTCATTAAAGAAGCTGACCTGTCCGCTTCCCAGGTTTTTCTTGAAGAAGCTGGGGGCGTCGTTCACTACGAGCCGAAGCTTCATCTGGTGAAGCCATGTATCGATGAAATCCACCACATCCTTCAGGGAAATCAATTTGACGATGTGGAAGCGTACATTAAAGGGCTGCAGGCATATTTCAGGGATCATCGTCTTGGCATGTCTGAGGTTGTCTACCTTTGGAATCAAGCCGTCGGGATCCTTATCAAAGCATATTCTGAGGAATTGAAGGATATGGAACTGGAATTCCTGAATTATTCCGAGATCAAGGAACGATTTGAACACTTTGAGTCGCTATGCAGCTTTTTACATGAGGTTCTCGACTCGATCAGGATAGGAAACAGCCGCTCTATGCAGGAAGGGGACATCCAGTCCTGCTTCAACAGGATGATCCATTATATCAACCATCATTTTGAGCAGAAATTGTATTTGAAGGATTTATCAGCCCAATTCTTTATTAACCAGGTGTATTGCTGTCAATTATTCAGAAAAAATCTGGGCAAAACCTTCTCAGAATATGTGTCGGAGCTGAGAATCAAGAAAGCCCGTGAGCTCCTGAAGCGGACGGATCTATCCATTGAAGAAGTGGCCATTCAGGCCGGGTATGTCGATTATTATTATTTCAATAAAGTGTTCAAGAAGCATTGCGGGATGACCCCCGCCAAATTCAGAAAAAGTTGA
- a CDS encoding Gfo/Idh/MocA family protein, producing MAVRNIGIIMNGVTGRMGTNQHLIRSILAIRKQGGVALPSGDVIMPDPILIGRQESKLQALAAAHSVERWSTDLEVCLADPYYEIYFDSQTTVRRAESIKQAIAAGKHIYCEKPTAVDLEGALELARIAAEAGVRNGVVQDKLFLPGLLKLKRLNDSGFFGRILSVRLEFGYWVFEGDWQQGQRPSWNYRKEDGGGIIVDMFAHWRYVLENLFGEVKAVSCLAATHIPKRLDEQGVPYECTADDAAYAIFELEGGIIVQANSSWAVRVDRDDLLTVTVDGTEGSAVAGLRNCKTQHRVNTPKPVWNPDIPNPFQFRDQWVEVPDNASYDNAFKVQWELFLKHVVIGTPFPWDLLEGAKGTQLADLSLQSWLERRWIDVPKLSLEK from the coding sequence GTGGCAGTTCGCAACATCGGCATTATTATGAACGGCGTTACCGGACGGATGGGAACCAACCAGCATTTGATCCGTTCGATTCTTGCGATTCGCAAGCAAGGGGGCGTTGCGCTACCGAGCGGAGACGTCATCATGCCCGACCCGATTCTGATCGGCCGGCAGGAGAGCAAGCTGCAGGCGCTGGCCGCCGCCCACAGCGTCGAACGTTGGAGTACCGATCTTGAAGTTTGCCTCGCCGATCCGTACTACGAAATTTATTTCGACAGCCAGACGACGGTGCGCCGCGCCGAAAGCATCAAGCAGGCGATCGCCGCGGGAAAGCATATTTATTGCGAGAAGCCGACGGCCGTCGATTTGGAAGGGGCGCTTGAACTGGCTCGCATCGCCGCTGAGGCCGGAGTGAGAAACGGTGTCGTGCAAGACAAGCTATTTTTGCCAGGATTGCTCAAGCTGAAACGCTTAAACGACTCTGGCTTCTTCGGGCGTATCCTGTCCGTGCGATTGGAGTTCGGCTATTGGGTATTCGAGGGCGACTGGCAGCAGGGTCAGCGGCCATCGTGGAACTACCGCAAGGAAGACGGCGGCGGTATTATCGTCGACATGTTTGCACACTGGCGATATGTTCTCGAGAATTTGTTCGGGGAAGTGAAGGCTGTCTCCTGTCTTGCCGCTACGCATATTCCGAAACGTCTGGATGAGCAGGGCGTTCCGTACGAATGCACGGCGGACGATGCGGCGTACGCCATATTTGAGCTGGAAGGCGGCATTATCGTGCAGGCCAACTCGTCCTGGGCGGTGCGGGTAGACCGCGACGATCTGCTCACGGTTACGGTCGACGGCACCGAAGGCAGCGCCGTGGCGGGTTTGCGGAACTGCAAGACGCAGCATCGGGTCAACACGCCGAAGCCGGTATGGAATCCGGACATTCCGAACCCGTTCCAGTTCCGTGACCAATGGGTGGAGGTGCCGGATAACGCGTCATACGACAACGCGTTCAAGGTGCAATGGGAACTCTTCTTGAAGCATGTCGTCATCGGCACGCCGTTTCCGTGGGATTTGCTCGAAGGCGCGAAGGGCACCCAGCTTGCCGATCTCAGCTTGCAGTCGTGGCTGGAACGCCGCTGGATCGACGTGCCGAAGCTGAGCCTGGAAAAATAA